CATCTGCGGCCCGTATCGCAGCGGATCGTCATAGCCTGCCGTATGAATCGCATTCAGCGCCCACATCAGTTTCTCGATCGAGCTGCCATAACTTGTACCTTCGCTGGACTCACCTCCCCGCGCTTGCCCAAGACAAGGCATCGGTATGTGCCACAGCGTATTGCACATCGGCTGAGAGGCAAGGTTGTTGAACGCCGCGTTATAGGCCGGTTGCACAATGCCGGCATCTTCCATGTTCGCCCAGTCCTTGTAGAGCATGCCGCCGCTCACATAGCTCCAATACGCGTGCAATGATCCAGCCGTACCGTCGGGGCACACCTGGTACCGCGTCGCATTGCACGTATTCGACAGCGGCGGATCGTCCGTGGGGTTGTCATTAAACGTCAGCGCTGCCGCTGTAAGAAGCAGGATCTTCGCATGCGTGTAGTTATTCCCCATCCCACGCATGATCGTCGACGAATTCTCGCTGGACTCCTCAAACTGCGCAGGCGAATTGTACTTACCTATCACCGCCAGATTGCCGTTATAGATATTGTTGATCTGCTCGAACGCCAGCTTCGCCAGGTAGTGCCGAGTCACATTCATGTCCGAGGGCGTTAGATAGTCTCCCCCAAGCAGATAATCAGCCGTGAACGCGAACTCTCTTGCACTGTCTGCCCAGTGATTTCCCTTTCCAAGATCGAGCGACCCGCTTATCACGTATCCGATCATTGTCATGAACACATCGCGTCCATAACATCCCCACTGATCGCGCTCCTGCTTCGTCGGCGCGATCTCTGACATCATGGCAAAAATGAACGCATCGTTTTCTTTATAGCTCTGCGACTGATCGGAACTCGGATGGCCCGATCCACCTTTGCACGTCCAACTCCAGATACCTGCGTCCCTCTCGAGAGAGCTGCCGGCCTTTCCCTTGATGCTCTCGTACAAAGGATTCTTTCCAACCGCCTTCGCTCTCAAACGCGGCAGCATCTCGACGGTGAGGCCCAGCCGCGGATGCGTTGTTACCGGCTGCGGCGACTCCGTGAAACTGATCTCTGAAGAGCCCGACAGCGAATGGTCAGCGTTGCTCGTAGCCGTTAGCGTATATTTTCCGGCCGTATCGCTGACAAGTGCGATCGTGCACGGCTCATCTATCGCGCACGAACTGCCGCCCACAATCTTGCCCCCTGAAGCCGTCCAGGTAACCCTCCTGTCGTTGATGCCTGTAACGATCGCCGTAACGCTCTGATAGGTGCCGCGAGGAGCAACTGCAACTCGTGGATACACAAAGATCTTCTGCGCCACAGTAATTTGACAAAAGACGAGAAGAATCACGCTCGTGAGCTTGGACATAACAACAGCATCTCTTTTCTTCCGGGATCGAATTCGACTGGCGCGAAGTCTTGCGAATCTCCACTTCACTGCTCGCTACTCTCAAAGAACAGCCGCACAGCTATATTGCGGGCCACCTCCGATTTGCTCGCATGCTATCACGCCTCCATACGGCTTATGTTTCGGGCACCTCCGCACTTCGCGCTTCTGTTAATTGATAGACCTGACTGGACTGGCAGAATGAAAAAAGGCGCCCGGGTCTTTACAAACTCAGGGCGCCTTCTCTCAACACACTTCCGAGGGACCTGTCGTTGGTCTGGCAGGTCCATAGATCGTCTAGCTACCGCTGGGTGAGATCGTTATATTTCCTGACCCGCTCGCGCTGAACGTGAGGACACCAGCGTTATCGGTGGTTGCAGTGGAAGGCGCACCTGCTCCGGATATGGAGTAAGTCGTGTTTGGCGTAAGGTCAGACACATACTGAGTGGTAGCGCCGGATGCAGGATAGGTCACGCTCGTGAAGCTTGCTGGCCAATCATGCATGAACATCACCACCGTAGATCCAACCAGAGCTCCCTCAAAGCTTGTGCCCGAGGTCGAGGTTACTTGTGTGGACGCCGTCACCGACGACCCCGCAGGACCCCATTGCAGAACGCTCAGGAACCGCGCCGTGGCTACGCTCCCTGCGTCGATCTTCATCCGCCCATATATCTCCCAGTCACGCGCAGCGTCTGCGTCCGTATACGTGGTATCGAGGGAAGGAGCCGTCTGCGCCGGCTCAACCGCCGTCCAGAACACCTCCTGCTTACCCGATCGTGTAGGCCATGATGCGGTGTTCCCTGTGATCGTGGGCGCCCCGGTTGCAACGAGATAGGTTGCCTTCTCCCAGGCGTTCGACCCCGTGTCGCCGCGATCATAGTAGATCACCTCATTCTGTCCGCGCAGATAGATCAGGGAACGTGAAGCCCCCGTCACACCATTGAAGTTGCTGTAGACGCCCCATGCGCCGTTGAACGCATTATGGTCGTCAACGATGGCCGCAACATATCCGGGCAGTTCAGAGTGGTAGAGAGTTGAAAGCCCCGACTCATAGCCATGCCAGAATTGGCCTCCATCAGTGGCCGCCTGATTGAATGTGCACCAGGGGTTAGACGTGCACCATGTCTGCCCCGGATACTGAATCAGGTCGAGATTGTTCTTGTTCCACGCCGCGCTGAACTCATCGTTATAGTCGTTGAACTCCATTCGGCCCTTCGTGATGTACTCGCCCTGGCTGTACAGGTCGAAGCCACCGCAGAACTGATGCTCGTGGTCGATCTGCGTATTCGTGCAATAGGACGAGAAGATCGTGTTCGCGCCCGTAGTCCAGCCGCCATCCCGCACCACGATGTGCTGATTGCCTGCGTTGAACCAATCGGTAGGCAGAGTGGTGCGAGGATCGGTCAGCTGGCCTGTGGGGTCCGGCGCCGAAGAGATAAACAGGTCAAGCGCAACCGTGGAAGCGTAATCATTGCCCAGTTCGTTCACGATGCCGCAGTAGAATTGGCAGTTCCCCACCGATCCATTTGCACCTCCGAAGGCGCTGTTGGCAACCAGCCATTCCAGGCCGGCAGAGTCATCTGTTCTTCCAACATAAGCGTCAGCCGACAGCATCGCGGCCTCGGTGCCCATGCCGGATGGGTACAGATAGTAGTTCAGCGAGTCGCCATCCGTCAGGTAGTTCCAACGCGACTGGTCCGTCGAAACACCGCTTCGGCCCGTCAGTTGGGTCAGGTCTGACACATAACGCAGATCCCAGTAGCTCATCGAATCCATGCTCATCTGCGGTCCGTACAGCAAAGGATCGTCATAACCAGCCGTATGAATTGCGTTCAAAGCCCAACGCAGCTTCACAATCGAGGCACCGTAGCTCGTTCCCTCGCTCGACTCACCGCCGCGCCCTTGTCCCAGGCACGAAGTAGGGGTGTGCCAGGCCGTGTTGCATGTTGGGGTGCTGCTGAATCCATAGGCGGCCTGAACCACGGAAGGGTCTTCCATGGTAGCCCAGTCTTTATACAGCATCCCGCCGGACACATACGTCCAGTAGGCGTGCAGCGATCCAGCCGTCCCGTCAGGGCAGACCTGGTACCGTGTCGCATTGCAGGTATTGGTGAGCGGCGGATCGTCGGTGCTGTTGTCGTTAAACGTAAGGGCGGCCGCTGTCAGAACGAGAATTCGAGCGTGCGTGTAGTTATTTCCCATCGACCGCATTCCCGTGATCGACCATTCACTCGTCTGGAGGAATTGAGCATTGGAGTTGTAGTCGCCAATCTGTGCCAGCGCACCGTTGTAGATGTCATTGATCTGATCGTAGGCCAGCATCGCCAGATACGCGCGGACTGTGGTCTGGTCGGAAGCACTCAGGTACCCGCCGCCCATAAGCCAATCAGCCGTAAGCGCCCATTGAAGTGCACCATCTGCCCATCGATTCCCCTGCAACAGGCCGATCTCACCATTGAGCACGTAACCGATGTTCGTCATGAACACATCGCGAGCTGCGCACCCGTATTGCTGCCGCGTAGCCTGACTGTTATCAAGCAAGCCCACGATCGTCATCCACCAGGCATCATTCTCCCGGTAGTTCGCGCTCTGATCAGACGTTGGTCCTGAACCGCCGGAGCACCCACTCCCGTTCCACGTCGAGAACGTCCAGATGGACGAATCGCTGGAATAGTAGCGGCTCGCCAGGGCCTGGAGGCCGGCGTACGCTGGGTTGGCGCTGGTTGCATTTGCCTGCAACGCTGGCAGCATCGAGGAGGTCACCAGGAAGCGAGGGTGATCCGTTCTCTGAACCGGCGATGCCGTCATGGTGATCGTCGAGGTCGCCACAATCGAGTGGTTCGCGTCGCTCGTCGCAGTCAGGTGATACGTACCGGTTGAAGTCGAGTAGAGCGCCACCGTGCAGGGCTCATTCGCCACGCACGGGTTCGTTCCGACAATCGTGCCTCCATCCGTCGTCCATGTCACCGTCTTGTCGTTTACACCCGTCACGATCGCAGTCACCGTCTGGTATGAACCGCGCGGCGCAACCGGCGCCTGTGGGAACACGTAGATCTGGGCGCTGCCAGGCGTCGCCGGAGCATTGATCGTGATCGACTCCTGCGCCGTCGCCGTCGCGGTTGGAGACTCGCTATCCGACACGGAAACCGTGAAGCTGGAGGTCCCCGTCGCTGTCGGCGTACCCGAGATCAAACCTGCGCTCGACATCGACAGTCCTGCCGGCAAACTGCCCGAAGCCACCGACCATGAGTACGTCGGAGTTCCTCCGCTCGCACTAACCGTGGCCGAATAATTGGTGCCTGTCGTGCCATAGCTCAACGAAGTTGTCACCACCGCAAGCTGCGACGACGTAACCGCAATCGACTCCTGCACCGAAGCAGTCTGTGTTGGCGATGAGCTGTCCGTAACGGCAACGGTAAAGGTCGACGTTCCCGTTCCTGTCGGCTTACCCGAGATCACGCCGCCGCTCGACATGTTCAAACCCGCCGGCAGGCTACCCGACGAAATCGACCACGTATAGCTCGGTGTACCGCCCGTCGCGTTCAGCGTCGTGCTGTACGAACTTCCCGTCTGCGCAGCACCCAGGCTCGTCGACGTAATCGTCAACTTGCTCGCCGCCGCACCTACCGCAATCGATTCCTGCTGCGATGCCGTCGCCGATGCGCTGTCCTTCACCGCAACCGTGAACGTCGCCGTTCCGGTCGCCGTCGGCGTTCCCGAGATCACACCGCTGCTCGACAGAGTCAGCCCCGCCGGCAGACTGCCCGACGAAATCGACCACGTGTAGCCCGGGGTTCCACCCGTCGCGCTTAGCGTCGCACTATATGAGCTTCCATCCGTTGCCGCGGCCAGGCTCGTCGTCGTAATCGTTGGGCTGCCGCCGATCACTTGGATCGATTCCGGCTGCGATGCCGTCTGTGCAGGCGATCCGCTGTCCTTCACCGCAACCGTAAACGTCGACGTGCCCGATCCCGTCGGCGTTCCAGAGATCACGCCTCCGCTCGACAGGTTCAGTCCAGCCGGAAGGCTGCCCGACCCGAGCGACCATGTGTAGCTCCCCGAGCCTCCCGTCGCGCCCAGCGTCGCAATGTACGAGCTGCCGTTCTTCACAGACGCCAGGCTCACCGTCGTAATCGTCAGCGTACCTGCGGAGACGGTGATCGATTCCTGCGCCGTCGCCGTCAGCGATGCGCTGTCCTTCACCGCAACCGTGAACGTCGAAGTTCCCGTCGATGTCGGCGTGCCCGAAATCACACCCGCGCTCGACAGAGTCAGACCCGCCGGCAGGCTGCCCGACGAAATTGACCACGTGAAGCTCGGTGTTCCGCCGCTGGCGCTGAGAGTCGCCTTGTACGAGCTTCCACTCGTTGCCGCGGCCAGGCTCGTCGTCGTTATCGACAATGCCGCACCAGAAACCGTAATCGACTCCTGCAACGATGTCGTCTGTGCAGGCGATCCACTATCCTTCACCGCAACCGTGAATGTCGAAGTTCCCGTCGATGTCGGCGTGCCCGAAATCACACCTGCGCTCGACAGAGTCAGACCCGCCGGAAGGCTGCCCGAAGAAATCGACCATGTGTAGCTCGGCGTTCCACCCGTCGCGCTCAGCGTCGCGCTGTACGAGCTTCCCTTCGTTGCCGCCGCCAAACTCGTCGTCGTAATCGACAATCCGGCCGCAGAGACCGTAATCGACTCCTGCGCCGTCGCCGTATGCGTGGCGCTGTCCTTCACCGCCACGGTAAACGTTGACGTTCCCGTCGTTGTCGGCGTCCCCGAAATCGCACCCGCGCTCGACAAAGTCAAACCAGCCGGAAGGCTGCCTGACGAAATCGACCACGTGTAGCTCGGCGTTCCGCCCGTCGCGCTCAGCGTCGCGCTGTACGAGCTTCCCTTCGTTGCCGCCGCCAGGCTCGTCGTCGTAATCGACAACGCCGCCGGAGAGACTGTGATCGACTCCTGTGCCGAAGCCGTACGCGCGGCGCTGTCCTTCACCGCGACTGTAAACGTCGACGTGCCTGCCGTTGTCGGCGTGCCTGAAATCGCACCGCTGCTCGACAGGACCAGTCCCGCCGGAAGGCTGCCCGACGAAATCGACCATGTATAGCTTGGAGTTCCAGCCGTCGCGCTCAGCGTCGTGCTATATGTCGCACCCACCTGTGCGGCGGGCATCGTTGTCGTGGTGACGCGCAAAGCCGACGAACTTGTCGCTGCACTCACCAGGAGCGAAAACGTAATCGTCTTCGTCAACATGTGCGAGTCCGTAACCGTGATGGAAAACGTGTAGGACCCGCTGGCTGTCGGTGTGCCCGATAGTACCCCGGTGGTGGAAAGGGTCAGCCCAGCTGGAAGCGTACCTGAGGAAACCGTCCATGTATAGGGAGAATTGCCGCCGCTCGCGGTAAAGGTGTCCGTATAAGCAACTCCAACCTGTCCGCTCGGCAGGCTCGTCGTCGTGATCCCGAGCGAATTTCCGTTGTCCGGCGCACTCGTCACGGTCAGCGGAACCTGATTCGAAGATGCCCCATCGCTGTTCCGCACCTGCAGCTGCGCCACCGCGGGCTGCGCCAGTGTCGTGCCGCTGATATTTGCCGCCAGCGTCGTTGAATTTACAACTGTCGTCGGCACCGCCGTGCCGTTCACTGTTAGGGCGGCCTGCGACTCAAAATTCGCGCCCTGCACTGTCACCGTCACGTTCGGCGTGCCGGCCGTTACCACCTGCGGCGAAACCTGGTTGATCGACGGGCTGACCATCGCCATCACCGTTACTCCGGACCCACAACCGGAGCACAACAGGCTTACAACAACCCCGAACGCCACAACCGTGGCCAAAAACTTCATCCGCATACCGAACCCTCTGGATGCGCCGCGACCGCTCCCTACAAGGCAGAGCAATGCTGGTCGTTGGGCATTAGGGCCAGTACACCAATCGGTGTCGATACCTTCATCACGTAGGGGTAGCAAGTTGCTCCCGGTCTGGGGAGCAGCCGCTACAACTTCGCGGTTGTTACATGGGTCTGTCGACTTTGGTGTGGTGTTTCGATCTGCTACACGACGGGCCGGACGCTTCAAAAAATCAAACACAACAGAATTCACTAATCGGTTCCTCTCAATGCAAACCGCTAGCGAATCCGTTTTCGGACAACAGCTTTCCCGCTTCGTGCCGAAGGCACAAAGTTGGGTCGCACCTGGGTTAAGCCGATTCCCTCTTGAATCCAGCCAGGGTCAGGATGCTATTGCTGCTACTCGAGCCTGGAACTCCACCGCGAGGCTCATGTCGTTCGCTGCGTTTCGGGTTCGACCCCCACCCAGCGCCTTTCGTTAGCATGTGGAATATTGCGATAGGCATCTAACTGTTGATTTCTCGCATCCGCTACAACTTCCGTTGCACAGAGCAGAATCTGAGGCGCCCAAACGCGCTCTACCCCGCAGCCACCTGTGTCGTCCTGCAGACATTGGAGAAAACAAATAAAATAGAAATACGCGCTTGTTTTACGGGCTCGGGCGACGAGGGAAAATGTGTGGCATCGTCGGTGTCTTCGGACACCAACCGGTAGGTCAAACAATCTACGACGCTTTATCCATGCTGCAGCACCGCGGTCAGGACGCTGCCGGAATCGCCACATCCTTTGAAGATCGTTTCTACCTTCACAAGGGCAACGGACTCATCACCGACGTCTTCGACGCCGGCAATATGGCCAAGCTGCTCGGCAACGCCGGCATCGGCCACGTTCGCTATCCGACAGCCGGTTGCGGCTCCGTCGCCGAAGCGCAGCCCTTCTACGTAAACTCCCCCTACGGCATCGTCTTCGCCCACAACGGCAATCTCACCAACGTCGCCGAAATCGTCGAGAGCATCTTCGAGCGCGACCTCCGTCACCTCAACACCACGTCGGACTCCGAGGTGATGCTCAACGTCTTCGCGCATGCCCTCACACAACGTCGCGCCGCGAAGCCCACACCCGAAGACATCTTCGCTGCCGTTGAAGAAGTTCACCGCCGCTGCAAAGGCGGCTACAGCGTCGTCGCCATGATCTCCGGCGTCGGCCTGCTCGGCTTCCGCGATCTCTACGGCATCCGTCCGCTCGTCTTCGGCTCCCGCGGTAAGGAAGGCCTCTTCTCCGGCCAGTCGAAGGAGTAC
This Acidobacteriaceae bacterium DNA region includes the following protein-coding sequences:
- a CDS encoding putative Ig domain-containing protein — its product is MKFLATVVAFGVVVSLLCSGCGSGVTVMAMVSPSINQVSPQVVTAGTPNVTVTVQGANFESQAALTVNGTAVPTTVVNSTTLAANISGTTLAQPAVAQLQVRNSDGASSNQVPLTVTSAPDNGNSLGITTTSLPSGQVGVAYTDTFTASGGNSPYTWTVSSGTLPAGLTLSTTGVLSGTPTASGSYTFSITVTDSHMLTKTITFSLLVSAATSSSALRVTTTTMPAAQVGATYSTTLSATAGTPSYTWSISSGSLPAGLVLSSSGAISGTPTTAGTSTFTVAVKDSAARTASAQESITVSPAALSITTTSLAAATKGSSYSATLSATGGTPSYTWSISSGSLPAGLTLSSAGAISGTPTTTGTSTFTVAVKDSATHTATAQESITVSAAGLSITTTSLAAATKGSSYSATLSATGGTPSYTWSISSGSLPAGLTLSSAGVISGTPTSTGTSTFTVAVKDSGSPAQTTSLQESITVSGAALSITTTSLAAATSGSSYKATLSASGGTPSFTWSISSGSLPAGLTLSSAGVISGTPTSTGTSTFTVAVKDSASLTATAQESITVSAGTLTITTVSLASVKNGSSYIATLGATGGSGSYTWSLGSGSLPAGLNLSSGGVISGTPTGSGTSTFTVAVKDSGSPAQTASQPESIQVIGGSPTITTTSLAAATDGSSYSATLSATGGTPGYTWSISSGSLPAGLTLSSSGVISGTPTATGTATFTVAVKDSASATASQQESIAVGAAASKLTITSTSLGAAQTGSSYSTTLNATGGTPSYTWSISSGSLPAGLNMSSGGVISGKPTGTGTSTFTVAVTDSSSPTQTASVQESIAVTSSQLAVVTTSLSYGTTGTNYSATVSASGGTPTYSWSVASGSLPAGLSMSSAGLISGTPTATGTSSFTVSVSDSESPTATATAQESITINAPATPGSAQIYVFPQAPVAPRGSYQTVTAIVTGVNDKTVTWTTDGGTIVGTNPCVANEPCTVALYSTSTGTYHLTATSDANHSIVATSTITMTASPVQRTDHPRFLVTSSMLPALQANATSANPAYAGLQALASRYYSSDSSIWTFSTWNGSGCSGGSGPTSDQSANYRENDAWWMTIVGLLDNSQATRQQYGCAARDVFMTNIGYVLNGEIGLLQGNRWADGALQWALTADWLMGGGYLSASDQTTVRAYLAMLAYDQINDIYNGALAQIGDYNSNAQFLQTSEWSITGMRSMGNNYTHARILVLTAAALTFNDNSTDDPPLTNTCNATRYQVCPDGTAGSLHAYWTYVSGGMLYKDWATMEDPSVVQAAYGFSSTPTCNTAWHTPTSCLGQGRGGESSEGTSYGASIVKLRWALNAIHTAGYDDPLLYGPQMSMDSMSYWDLRYVSDLTQLTGRSGVSTDQSRWNYLTDGDSLNYYLYPSGMGTEAAMLSADAYVGRTDDSAGLEWLVANSAFGGANGSVGNCQFYCGIVNELGNDYASTVALDLFISSAPDPTGQLTDPRTTLPTDWFNAGNQHIVVRDGGWTTGANTIFSSYCTNTQIDHEHQFCGGFDLYSQGEYITKGRMEFNDYNDEFSAAWNKNNLDLIQYPGQTWCTSNPWCTFNQAATDGGQFWHGYESGLSTLYHSELPGYVAAIVDDHNAFNGAWGVYSNFNGVTGASRSLIYLRGQNEVIYYDRGDTGSNAWEKATYLVATGAPTITGNTASWPTRSGKQEVFWTAVEPAQTAPSLDTTYTDADAARDWEIYGRMKIDAGSVATARFLSVLQWGPAGSSVTASTQVTSTSGTSFEGALVGSTVVMFMHDWPASFTSVTYPASGATTQYVSDLTPNTTYSISGAGAPSTATTDNAGVLTFSASGSGNITISPSGS